A segment of the Vibrio sp. 16 genome:
ATAAAAAAGTAGCCGCGCCCATTGTTGAAGCGGATGTCGCGAAGGGCATCGGTAATGATTTTGGTTACTTCGGCTTCTGGCAGGTGCTTGTTGCTTTCGTAGAGTCGCGTTGCGATGTTGTGCGCTTCATAGATACGCGACTGAATGGTGTCTTCAAGTTGTTGCTCTGTTTGCTCACGGGCAAACTTTACTTGTTGAGCAACGTATTCGACTTGTTTGGTTAAAAGTTGGTTTTCGCGTTGCTGGTACTCTTCTTTGAGTGCAAGAAGTTTTTCTTGGGAGCCCATCAGCACGTCAGTTACAGCAAGCACAACCCAAAGCAACGTGAATGCACCGACGATGCTAGCAGGAGCATAAGTGATTAACTTAAGTAGTTTTTTATCGGTAATCTCAGCCATGAAGTAGAGGCGGTCCTTGCTGCGTAATTGTTATAAAGAATAACAAATATATTTCAAATTATTTCAATCATATCGGGCTCGCCAAATTCTGCAATGTTAAAAATCACAATTAAGTGGTTATACAGAGTGCATAACCCGAAAGTTTGTTCATACTTGAGTGAGTTCTTAGCAACTTAGGAGTGATTCAACTGAGGTGGATGATATGGATAGGCGTGTTTGCTCCCTCTTTAGTTTGGGTCACGCTGACGTTTTATGAGGTGACTTGGTGGGCGGAAAATGTTGTCACGTTTCCTAGCCTGTTTTTTATCACCTATCTTTTTGTTGCCTGTGTGCTTTTATTTTGCCAACGATGGGTGTGGTCGCTCATTAGTTGCTGTTTCGCTACCATTTTTTGGCTGCTTAGCCCGGTGAGTGTGCAGAAAGTATCCCATGAATGCGCTAATTCGATTGCAGTGGCGCAGTACAACTTGCTCTATGACAACGAAAATCTGAATGAAGTGCTCAGTTATCTTCACAATCACGCATTTGATTTGGTTGTTTTGCAAGAAGTCTCGCCGCCTGTTGGGGAAAAAATCCAATTGCTGGACGATATTTATCCTTATATGTATGGGGGACAAGAGGGCGTTGGTTATCCTTCTGGGCAGATGATACTCAGCCAAACGGAACTCAGTGGTTTGTCTGTGTATTGGACGTCCGATCGACAGGCCATTATTCAAGGAATATGGCGACCAAACAAACAGCAAGCCTTTCAGTTGATGACGGCTCATCCACCTTCACCGAGGTCGTTAGAGCTGTGGCAACGGCGCAATGGGTTAATGAGTGAAGTGGGTTCTTTGTTGTCCAGTCATTCCAATGATGAGGTTTTGATTGTCGGTGATTTTAATCTGTCGGCGATTAGTTTGCGATTCGCGCGTCTTTTTCCCAGTTTTCAGACCGCACCAGTGGCAAGTTGGCCTAATCGAGTAAAACAGTGGTATGTGCCAGCAAGCTTTATGATAGCGATTGATCACTTATGGCTAAAATCGACGGGTGAAGGGCGGAGAATTTGCCAGCGAGAGAGCAAGCAAAGTCCAAGCGGATCGGATCATCGCTTGATTGTCACTGAAATCGGGTATTAGAGACGCAAACCGCCACTCAAGGAGTGGCGGTTTGGTTAAGCAGCGCAGATTAGCTGTGATTGCTTTCTCTGTGTTTGTACTGGTAGTCGACATCGACAACGGCTTTATACTCAATCTTGCCGTCAATCGTTCCAAACTCTTTCACCGCGACGTTCATATCGTTGACGATGATACTCTGGTAAATCGCGTCATTTGGCCCAGTCACGAGTTTATTTTCTAGTTCATTTTGTGACATCTGTTTGAACTCCTCCACGAGGCCAAAACCCGCTTGATACGCTTGCTCTTTTGATGCGTAACTATCTGTTGTAAACGTGCGCTCTGACTGTACCGTTGACGTTGCTGCAAATACCGATGTGCTCAAAACCAGTGATGCTAATAGAATGATTTTTTTCATACGGGTTTCTCCTCTTGGCTAACCGTTGAGAACCATACTATCTTCAGTTACGTAAGAGGTCAGTCAAGGTATGTAAAGATAATCCTAGGTTTCGTAAAGGATTTGTTGATTATGATTACATGCCGATTGCTCGATCCTGACATTGGTGTTTTTCTTTCGTTTCTTGTCAGAGAGACGACATAGTGACATCAGAGTATGGGATATTTGATACTGATATTGGGCGTTAACGATGCTCTGCAACCATAAAAAACAAGGATGAATGATGAGAGCTGGGTTGGTAACACTGATGTGTTGTTTGCTGTTGGTAGGGTGTGGAACCAAGTTTGTCTACAACAACATGGACTGGCTGTTGATCGAGTACTTGGAAGACTATGTCGACCTAAACAGTGACCAAGAGTCGCTGATTGAGCAGAGGGTAGCGCTACTGAGTGAGTGGCACCGGAGCGAAGAAATACCTAACTATGTTGAGCATCTGGACGAGCTGATGACGCTTGACCTTAAAAATCTGACCGCCGCTCAGTTAAACGCGCAGGAGGAGAAGCTGCGTGCGCATACCGATCGCATCGTCAAACGGGTTGCGCCTGATCTTGCCCAGTTGATACATAAACTGTCTGACGAGCAAGTGGATGAGTTAATGGACAACATTCGGGTCAGGCACAGCAAATACAAAGCGAAATACAGCCAACTTAACGAGGAAGAAGTTCGCCAAGTGTACGCTGAGAGAATCGCAGAAAGTATGGAAAACTGGCTAGGCAGATTAACAAAGGATCAAGAGCGCTTGGTTGAGCAGTGGTCAAACGATTTGCAGATTACGACTTCGGATTGGAGCGACCACCAAACCAACTTACGAATCAGAATCAGCCAACTGCTGAACCAGCGGTCAGATTTGAACGCGACAGAGCGAGAAATGAACACCTTACTTGTTGACTCTGAGAGTCTGTATTCCCCTATGCTACGGAGCAAAATTGAACACAATCGTGATGTTGCGACTCGCTATATTGTCGAAATCGCCACTCAAGCCTCGGATAAACAAATCGAACACTACCGAAAAGAATTGCGCGACTGGAAGGAGATAGCTTTGGCGATACAGTGAGTTTGAGCTCAGTGTGGTCGATAGGTTGTTTACCGCCAAGGGTGGGTGCAGTACATTAAATCATCAACAACCAGTTTCGCAACAATACTATGGAATGGATTCTGTTATTTATCGCGGGCGTGTTGGGGGGCGTTCTAAATAGCGTGGCAGGCGGAGGCAGTTTTATTACCTTTCCGACGCTGCTTTTCGTTGGCGTCCCTCCCATTTCCGCAAACGCAACCAATACCTTTGCTGTGTGTGCCGGCTACATCAGCGGCGCTTATGGCTTTAAACAAGAAATCTCACAGACTAAGCAGATTGGTTCGATCATACTTTGGAGTCTGGTCGGCGGAGGGCTAGGCGCTTATTTTCTGCTGACGATTGATGAGAGCGCATTCCTCGAGTCGATTCCTTGGCTACTGCTGTTCGCCACGGCTCTTTTTCTTTGTGGGCAACATATCAATCAGTTTTTCGTCCGTTTCGCCAGTCGTTCGACGATTTCGCCGATTTGGGCCAAATTGTCGCTGGCCATTTGTCTTGTGCTTGTTTGCGCTTACGGTGGCTTTTTCAATGCAGGGCTGGGTGTTGTTATTCTCAGCTACCTAGTACTCGCCGGATACAGCAACATCAATCAGATGAATGGCATCAAATTGCTTGTTTCATCGTGTGTCTCGATTATCGCAATTGTGCTTTTTGTTGCGAATGGAGCGGTCGATTGGCAGCGAGGGTTTGTCGTGATGCTTGGCACACTAGCAGGGGGATATGCGGCGGCTCGGGTATCAAGAAACATCGCGCAGCACCACATCAAAAATTTTGTCGCACTGTCTAGCATTGGCATGACGTGTTACTTTTTCTGGGCGACGTACGCATAGGCGATCATGTGTTAGTCATCACATTGCGATAGTTTTTGAGGTTCTTTTAGAGTTATTTTTGTTCAATTGTCAGATACTTAATGCGAGAAAAAGCGGTTTAATCATCTCGCAAGATGGGAGGATGTATGAACAGAAAGCTCGGTCGTGTTATGTCCAACAGCCGAATGGTTAGCTTCGTTGCATTTTTGGCTGCTGTGTTTGCATGGGTGCTCAAAATGCCTGCACTGTTGACGGTCTCTATTGTTGCTTTGTTCTTTAGCGCTGCGCTCTATCTCTACGATAAGTACAAAAGCAACGAGTCTTCTTCAGGTTCTTCCAAGCAAAAAAAGAGCGCTTGATGCGCTCTTATCACTCGTTTCGCTCGACGTTAGAAGAACCCTAAAGGATTGACATCGTAACTGATCAGCAAGTTTTTGGTGTTTTGGTAGTGATCCAGCATCATCTTGTGGGTTTCACGCCCGATGCCTGATTTTTTGTATCCGCCGAACGCCGCGTGAGCTGGGTAGGCGTGGTAACAGTTGATCCAGATTCGGCCAGCTTCAATGTTGCGCCCCATTCGGTAGGCGAGGTTTTGGTCACGTGTCCACACACCAGCGCCCAAGCCATATTCAGTGTCGTTAGCTATCGCCAGTGCTTCTGCTTCGTCTTTAAAAGTCGTCACAGCAATGACCGGACCAAAGATCTCTTCTTGGAACACGCGCATTTTGTTGTGACCTTGAAGCAGCGTTGGTTGAATGTAGTAGCCTGACGCTAAATCATCCTGTTGCTTGGCAATATCGCCACCAAACACCACTTTCGCCCCTTCTTGTCGTCCAATTTCCAAGTAGCTCAGAATCTTGTCAAACTGCTCTTGAGAGGCTTGTGCCCCCACTTGTGTATCGGTATCTAGTGGATTGCCTTGTTGGATCGACTTCGCTCGTTCGGCAACTTTAGCGACAAACTTGTCGTAGATAGATTCATGAACCAGAACGCGCGACGGACAGGTACACACCTCGCCTTGGTTAAAGAAGGCGAGCAGAGTTCCCTCAATACACTTGTCTAGGTACTCGTCTTCGTGATCAAACACATCAGGGAAGTAGATGTTCGGTGATTTACCCCCTAGCTCCACAGTTGATGGGATCAAGTTTTCAGCGGCACATTTTAGGATATGGTTACCGACCTCCGTTGAGCCAGTAAATGCGAGCTTGGCAATGCGGTTGCTGGTGGCCAATGCTTGTCCTGCTTCGCTACCAAAGCCGTTAACTACGTTGACAACGCCCGCAGGGATGAGGTCGCCGATTTTTTCCATTAACAACAAGATTGATGTCGGGGTTTGCTCCGCTGGTTTAAGGACGACACAACAGCCTGCAGCCAATGCAGGCGCCAGTTTCCAAGCCGCCATGAGCATTGGAAAGTTCCATGGAATGATCTGACCAACTACGCCGATCGGCTCTGGGAAGTGGTAACTTGCGGTGTTTACGTCCAGTTCTGCTGCGCTACCTTCTTGGGCGCGAATACAGCCTGCAAAATAACGAAAATGGTCAACAACGAGTGGCAGATCTGCCGCAAGCGTTTCGCGAACAGGTTTTCCGTTTTCCCAAGTTTCAGCCACTGCGAGCTCCTCGAGGTTTGCTTCAATTCGGTCGGCTATTTTGAGGAGGATATTGGCTCTTTCAGTGACACTGGTTTGCGCCCAAGTCGCGCGGACATTGTGAGCGGCATCCAGTGCCAATTCGATGTCCTCTTCAGTTGAGCGTGCTACTTTACAGTAAGGCTGACCGTTGATCGGAGAGGTGTTGTCAAAGTATTCACCACGGGTTGGCTTAACCCATTCTCCACCGATGAAGTTGTCATAGTGAGTTTTGAAGGTAACAACAGAGTCCGGACTGCCAGGTTGTGCGTAAATCATAAAATATCCTTATACATTTCTCGTTTGGATTAATGAGCACTCGTTGTTGCTCATTTATTGTTTCTCATCAGATAACGCAAATCACAGACCAGATGTTAAAAACTTGTTGTAAAAAGTTTGTCGCGCTAGAGTTGTCAGGGCGTAGAGAGTGTTGTTTTAAACGCAGATGTGGCGAACAGGTGTTAACAAAATGTTCACCTGTTCCAAAATGGAACACTTTAATTGTTCACAAATGGAACAGCTATGGATATACAAACGCGTCAGTTAGAGTCTTGGCTTGCTTCTTCTTGGGAGCGAAGCTCAAATGCAGGATTGAAACAGGTTAAAAAGCCGGACGACATCAATGTAACGGGTGCACTCTTAAAAGAGCGTATGCACAAGTCAAGTTCGGTAATAGAAGCGGTGGAGCAGTGCGCTTTGCCACTTTTTAATCAGGTTCTTGCGAGAACAGACAGTCGTTTGATTTTGACCGACGCAGAAGGGGTGATCTTAGCGAGTTGGGGACAAGAGCGGTTTCGAGAGCGTTTGATGTCGATTGCGCTAGAGTCAGGTACTTGCTGGCAAGAGAGACTTAAAGGCACGAATGCGATAGGGACGGCGCTTTACGAGAAAAAAGCCGTCTCCATTATTGGCGAGCAACACTTTATTAAACAGCATCGCTTTATTAGCTGCTCGGCCAGTCCGTTGTTTGATTATCAAGGAGAGTTGGTCGGGATACTCGATATCACAAGTGAGCAAAGCAAGCACGATGTGACGACCCAACTGTTGGTACAAAACATGGTCCAACTGGTCGAGAACCAATTACTCACAAGTGCGCCCGGCGGGGTAACGCAGATCAATTTGGCGCAAAATGAATCGGTTCTAAACAGTGGTTGGCAAGGCATCGTAATTGCCGATGAATATGGCCAGATCGTGGCGCACAATCAAGTGGCTAGCCAGCTTATGCCTGATTTTCCGTTACTTGGTGAGTCGTTTGAAACTGTTGTAAAACAGCCCGACCACAACGCCGATCTTGTGTTTGAAAAGCGTTCATTGAACAAACAGCGCAGCCGAAAATCTCCCTTGTCCGCTTCTTGCGAGCTTCATTATGGGGATCACTACGTGGAGCAAGCGTGGCAGCAGGCACTTAAAGTGATAGGCAAAGACATTAGCCTTTTGATTCTTGGAGAAACTGGGGTCGGTAAAGGGGAGTTCGTTAAAGTGCTGCATAAACAGAGCACCAGACGCAGCCAGCCTTTGGTTACCGTCAACTGTGGTGCGCTGCCCAAGGAGTTAGTAGAGTCTGAGTTGTTTGGTCATGCTGCGGGGGCTTTTACGGGGGCGAGTAAGCAAGGTTATTTAGGTCGTATTAGACAAGCGGATAAAGGCATTCTTTTTCTCGATGAGATTGGAGAAATGCCGCTAGATGCACAATGTCGATTGTTGTCGGTACTCCAAGATAAAGTTGTTATGCCTGTTGGTTCACCGCAGTCTCATCAAGTTGATATTCAGGTGATTGCTGCAACGCATCAAGATCTCCCCAAACTGGTTGCAGAAGGGCGATTTCGTGAGGATTTGTACTATCGACTTAATGGTTTGATGGTGAAGTTGCCAGCTTTAAATGATCGCCAAGACAAAGCGGCGGTGATTGAGGCGATTCATGCGAAACATCGCGAAAATCGGCAAACCATCTCAAGCAGCCTTATGCAGTTGCTGACCAACTACCATTGGCCGGGCAATTTTAGAGAGTTAGATAACTTAATCAAAGTCTCGTCGGTGATCGCTAGCGATGAGCCAGAACTGCGTTTGGAGCATATTCCATCCCACTTGTCGCAGTTGCTACAGCGCCAACCAATCAAAGAAGCGAGCAGAGAGGGTGGCGATTTGCAGTCTACGCTCAATACAACGCTAATCGAAACCTATCAAGCGCACAACGGGAATGTCAGTAAAGTGTCGCGGATACTTGGTGTGAGCCGAAACACGGTGTATCGCAAGTTAAAGGCGCTGGGTTTAATTTCCGGTTGAGCCTAGTTTGTTGAACAAATAAAAAGAGGAGCATTTCTGCTCCTCTTTGTTTTGAAACCTAGCCGATTACAAGCCGCCTTGCTGCTGCGCTTGTTTTACTAAAGCCTGACGTTGAGCTTCCTTATCTGTTACCACTTTGTTGTCCTTTGAAGTGTTGTGTTCCTCAGCCTGTGGAACGAATACAAAGTACTTATTAATAGTCATCTTAAGAACCTCAATTAAATGTTTTTAACCATCCAGGTTAGAGTAGCCACCGATAGCCGGCACAAACGTGCGCGGTTCCTTGTATAGGTTTCAAAAAATAGAGGATGCTAACTCAGTTAACATCCTCCATGAATCGTTAATTATAGTATGAGTCTTAGGGTTGAATAAACACTAAACTCATCCTTTTGCTTAAACGTCGTAAGTTGTCGACGCTGTATCGCCGCCTGTACCAGTCCAGTTAGTGTGGAAGAATTCACCACGTGGACGGTCAGTACGCTCGTAAGTGTGAGCACCGAAGTAGTCACGTTGAGCTTGAAGCAGGTTAGCTGGTAGACGAGCCGTTGTGTAACCGTCTAGGAAAGATAGCGCAGAAATCGTACACGGCATTGGGATGCCAGACTCTAGAGATTTCGCTGCGACTTTACGCCATGCTGCTAGGCTGCCTTGTAGGATGTTTTTGAAGTACTCATCAGAACCTAGGAATGCGATGTCTGGGTTCGCTTCGTACGCATCACGGATGTTGCCTAGGAACGCAGAACGGATGATACAACCACCACGCCACATAAGTGCAACGTTACCGTAGTTTAGATCCCAACCATTCTCGTTTGATGCTTCGCGCATTAACATGAAGCCTTGAGCGTAAGAGATGATCTTAGACGCTAGTAGAGCCTGACGAAGTGCATCAACCCACTCTTGCTTGTCGCCTTCAACTGGCGTGATTGTCTTACCGAATAGAGATTCAGCTTCAACACGTTGGTCTTTAAGAGCAGATAGGCAGCGAGAGAATACTGACTCAGAGATAAGCGTTAGTGGAATACCTAGATCTAGTGCGTTGATACCTGTCCATTTACCAGTACCTTTTTGGCCTGCAGTGTCTAGGATCTTTTCTACTAGCGGCTCGCCGTCTTCATCTTTGTAGCCAAGGATGTCAGCTGTGATTTCAACAAGGTAGCTGTCTAGCTCAGTCTTGTTCCAGTCAGCGAATACTGCTTGCATCTCGTCTGCAGACATACCAAGACCGTCTTTCATGAACTGGTATGCTTCAGTGATAAGCTGCATGTCGCCGTATTCAATGCCGTTGTGTACCATCTTAACGAAGTGACCCGCACCGTCGTTACCAACCCAATCACAGCAAGGCTCACCAGCGTCAGTTTTTGCTGAGATACTTTGGAAGATAGGCTTAACCGCTTCCCAAGCTTCTGGAGCGCCACCAGGCATGATTGAAGGAC
Coding sequences within it:
- a CDS encoding DUF3316 domain-containing protein is translated as MKKIILLASLVLSTSVFAATSTVQSERTFTTDSYASKEQAYQAGFGLVEEFKQMSQNELENKLVTGPNDAIYQSIIVNDMNVAVKEFGTIDGKIEYKAVVDVDYQYKHRESNHS
- a CDS encoding DUF6279 family lipoprotein — its product is MCCLLLVGCGTKFVYNNMDWLLIEYLEDYVDLNSDQESLIEQRVALLSEWHRSEEIPNYVEHLDELMTLDLKNLTAAQLNAQEEKLRAHTDRIVKRVAPDLAQLIHKLSDEQVDELMDNIRVRHSKYKAKYSQLNEEEVRQVYAERIAESMENWLGRLTKDQERLVEQWSNDLQITTSDWSDHQTNLRIRISQLLNQRSDLNATEREMNTLLVDSESLYSPMLRSKIEHNRDVATRYIVEIATQASDKQIEHYRKELRDWKEIALAIQ
- a CDS encoding aldehyde dehydrogenase family protein; the protein is MIYAQPGSPDSVVTFKTHYDNFIGGEWVKPTRGEYFDNTSPINGQPYCKVARSTEEDIELALDAAHNVRATWAQTSVTERANILLKIADRIEANLEELAVAETWENGKPVRETLAADLPLVVDHFRYFAGCIRAQEGSAAELDVNTASYHFPEPIGVVGQIIPWNFPMLMAAWKLAPALAAGCCVVLKPAEQTPTSILLLMEKIGDLIPAGVVNVVNGFGSEAGQALATSNRIAKLAFTGSTEVGNHILKCAAENLIPSTVELGGKSPNIYFPDVFDHEDEYLDKCIEGTLLAFFNQGEVCTCPSRVLVHESIYDKFVAKVAERAKSIQQGNPLDTDTQVGAQASQEQFDKILSYLEIGRQEGAKVVFGGDIAKQQDDLASGYYIQPTLLQGHNKMRVFQEEIFGPVIAVTTFKDEAEALAIANDTEYGLGAGVWTRDQNLAYRMGRNIEAGRIWINCYHAYPAHAAFGGYKKSGIGRETHKMMLDHYQNTKNLLISYDVNPLGFF
- the gnd gene encoding decarboxylating NADP(+)-dependent phosphogluconate dehydrogenase produces the protein MKGDIGVIGLAVMGQNLILNMNDHGFKVVAHNRTAAKVDEFLEGPAKGTNIVGAYSLEELVEKLETPRKVMLMVRAGDVVDAFIDNLIPLLDEGDIIIDGGNTNYPDTNRRVAHCREKGIHFIGTGVSGGEEGARFGPSIMPGGAPEAWEAVKPIFQSISAKTDAGEPCCDWVGNDGAGHFVKMVHNGIEYGDMQLITEAYQFMKDGLGMSADEMQAVFADWNKTELDSYLVEITADILGYKDEDGEPLVEKILDTAGQKGTGKWTGINALDLGIPLTLISESVFSRCLSALKDQRVEAESLFGKTITPVEGDKQEWVDALRQALLASKIISYAQGFMLMREASNENGWDLNYGNVALMWRGGCIIRSAFLGNIRDAYEANPDIAFLGSDEYFKNILQGSLAAWRKVAAKSLESGIPMPCTISALSFLDGYTTARLPANLLQAQRDYFGAHTYERTDRPRGEFFHTNWTGTGGDTASTTYDV
- a CDS encoding endonuclease/exonuclease/phosphatase family protein, with protein sequence MQKVSHECANSIAVAQYNLLYDNENLNEVLSYLHNHAFDLVVLQEVSPPVGEKIQLLDDIYPYMYGGQEGVGYPSGQMILSQTELSGLSVYWTSDRQAIIQGIWRPNKQQAFQLMTAHPPSPRSLELWQRRNGLMSEVGSLLSSHSNDEVLIVGDFNLSAISLRFARLFPSFQTAPVASWPNRVKQWYVPASFMIAIDHLWLKSTGEGRRICQRESKQSPSGSDHRLIVTEIGY
- a CDS encoding sigma-54-dependent Fis family transcriptional regulator; the protein is MDIQTRQLESWLASSWERSSNAGLKQVKKPDDINVTGALLKERMHKSSSVIEAVEQCALPLFNQVLARTDSRLILTDAEGVILASWGQERFRERLMSIALESGTCWQERLKGTNAIGTALYEKKAVSIIGEQHFIKQHRFISCSASPLFDYQGELVGILDITSEQSKHDVTTQLLVQNMVQLVENQLLTSAPGGVTQINLAQNESVLNSGWQGIVIADEYGQIVAHNQVASQLMPDFPLLGESFETVVKQPDHNADLVFEKRSLNKQRSRKSPLSASCELHYGDHYVEQAWQQALKVIGKDISLLILGETGVGKGEFVKVLHKQSTRRSQPLVTVNCGALPKELVESELFGHAAGAFTGASKQGYLGRIRQADKGILFLDEIGEMPLDAQCRLLSVLQDKVVMPVGSPQSHQVDIQVIAATHQDLPKLVAEGRFREDLYYRLNGLMVKLPALNDRQDKAAVIEAIHAKHRENRQTISSSLMQLLTNYHWPGNFRELDNLIKVSSVIASDEPELRLEHIPSHLSQLLQRQPIKEASREGGDLQSTLNTTLIETYQAHNGNVSKVSRILGVSRNTVYRKLKALGLISG
- a CDS encoding sulfite exporter TauE/SafE family protein, which codes for MEWILLFIAGVLGGVLNSVAGGGSFITFPTLLFVGVPPISANATNTFAVCAGYISGAYGFKQEISQTKQIGSIILWSLVGGGLGAYFLLTIDESAFLESIPWLLLFATALFLCGQHINQFFVRFASRSTISPIWAKLSLAICLVLVCAYGGFFNAGLGVVILSYLVLAGYSNINQMNGIKLLVSSCVSIIAIVLFVANGAVDWQRGFVVMLGTLAGGYAAARVSRNIAQHHIKNFVALSSIGMTCYFFWATYA